The Magnolia sinica isolate HGM2019 chromosome 3, MsV1, whole genome shotgun sequence genome includes the window AATAACACATACAAAACACTAAAATAGAAAAGAACTTAtggcatgtttttttttaaaaaaaaaaaaaataacaatcaTTCAGACGGGAGCCAACAAAAAGGCTCAGCCCCCGTCTATCATATATCCCCAAACAGAAAGAAAGGCCACACGCTGGCATATAACTCAGGGAGCTAAAACGATCTAATAATCCCAATCCCCGTACTGTCTAGGACCATAGAGCCCCTGATGTTGCGGGGAAGGTCCGCACGGGCTGTGTACAGCTGGTTGGGGCACCCATCCGAAGCCATTCTGGCCAAGGCATCCACTACCGAGTTGCCTTCCCAGTAGATGTGATGGAAGGAGAGGTGAATAGCGCGGCTATACTGTAGAATGGAGCCCAAGACGTACCAGATattccggggggggggggggggcagaaCCATGGGGTTGAGACTGCTTCAACAATAATCCTCGAATCTGATTCAAATCTGGAAGCATTTCAACTCAGTCATAGCTCCCAGGAGATGAACGTTGAGGTGAGACCCAACAATTGCTCGAAACGAGATGATTTTGAGGCTTTGGAGGACCACTGCTGGATTCTGCACTTGATAAGCTGGTTGGGGATAATAGGCATACCAAATAATCGAGAGAAATGCGTTCAAACCTTCATTGCTGATTTGCCATGGCAAAAGAGGGGATCGAGGTCCTTGACGAAATGATTTGAAGACGCAGGGGAGGCTAGCAGGAGCTGAATCGACAGAGGAGCAAATCCGCTGAGGGTGGGCGTTGGGGCTGCACTGACATGGGGAGCCCTACAGCACTCACAACTGGAGGCCAAACtgatgcctgatttttggatcgcTGAGTCCACAGGGATCGCATTGTGTATGATTTTCCAAAGGAGGGCTCCGATCTTGGGAGGAAGCGCCTTGTTCCAGGCCCACTTAGTCCAAGCTAATCTCGGATAGTGGATCCTAAGACCATTCCAAGCTGACTTAAGGGTGAAAGCACTAGAGGTTGAGAGATCCCAAGCCAAGACGTCTTCTCTATCCGAGAGTTCTGCTGGGTTAGACTTAAGCATCTGAAAAATAGGAGGAGGGAGGAGCGGACGGACGTGGGAAAGATTCCAAGAGCCGGAGCTAGGGTGGAAGTCTCTCACCAAAGCATCCCGAAGCTGAGGCGGGATAGGGGACAGGGTGGCAGCAGCTAGGAGACCCCTCCCTGTCCAGTTTTGGTTCCAGAAATTCACCTTCCCCTCACCGATGAGCCACTTTGAATGCTGGATAGCGAATGACAGCATATTAAGCATTTCCTTCCACACCTGGGAGGCTGCCTGAGAACTCCTACCTTTAGATTGAAGAAGAAAGGGAAGGTATTTGGCTGAGATAAGTCTAGCCCAGAGAGATTTTCCTTTCAGAAGAGACCAGCCCATTTTTATGCTAAATGCTCTCATGACATCTCCCAACCTTCTGATCCCCAATCCTCCCTCGAAAAGAGGTCTGCAAATTCGGGCCCACTTGGTCCAATGCTTCTTCTGACGACCCTCTGCTGTTCCCCAGAAAAAGTCAGCAAAATCGGCCTCCAGGGAGTTGCTAACAGCTGCCGGGATATTCAGAGCGGACAAAATATGGATCGGTATGCTAGATAAGACGTTCTTGATGAGGATGGCCTTTACCGCTGGGTTGAGAAGTTTGGATTTCCACCCCTCGATCCTGCGGAGAATTTTCTGGATCAGCGACTGCAGGAGGGGGGGCGAGTCTTACCCCTGATGAGAGGTGCGCCAAGAGAAGTGCGGGGGAGACTTGCTTGCTTAAAGCCTGTTAGGTGGGCAAGCTTACGGGATTTAGCTCTTGAGGCTGTCTTTGAAACAAAGAAGGAGGATTTTTAGGCGTTAACCTTTTGACCAGAGACTACTTCATAATCATGAATGAACTTTAGAAGCGGGTGCAATGAGGACAGCCCGTCATTCAGGAATAAATAGCGTCATTAGCAAATAACAAATGAGAGACGAGAGGGCTGTTTCTAGAGAACTTGAAAGGCTGGCAAGTCCCTGACGTGAAAAGGTTTGTTAAGCCACGGCTGAGGAACTCGACAGCGATAATAAACATTGAAGGAGAAAAAGGATCTCCCTGTCTCAAGCCTCTGGAAGACTGAAAGGAGCCAAACGCCTTCCCATTGATAAGGACGAAAAACCAGCTGCCGTACCAGCAACGCTGCACCTGGTTGATCCAATGCTGGTCAAAACCAAACTTTTTAAGCATAATATCTAAAAAATCCCATTCGACGCGATCATAAGCTTTTTCCATATCCAATTTTATGATCAGATTGCCTCTAAAGACCCTACGATCTAGGTCATGAACCATCTCTCTCACAGTGGATATGTTCTCTGCTATGGATCTACCCCTGACGAAGGTGCCTTGTTCGTCTGAGatgatggtggggaggtgaacaGCCAATCTGGACGCAATGACCTTGGAAAATATTTTCACTATGATGTTGCAAAGGCTGATTGGTCTAAAGTCCCCAATGTGTTCCGGATTGCTCTTTTTAGGAATTAAACAAATTAAAGTGCATTGAAAAGCTCTTGGCAGAGGGCCCCCTGCAAGAAAATCATTAGCAGCAGCAAATATATCATTACCAATTACATCCCGGCAGGAAGAGAAGAAGGAACCACTAAAGCCATCCGGGCCAGGAGCGCTATCCTGGGGGATAGAATCAGCAGCGGCCTTGACTTCTTCGATGGTGAGGGGGCACAAAAGATCCTCGTTCATCTGAGACGTCACGATGGTTGGGATGCAGGCCAAGATGTCATTGTGGATGACGTTACCAGAGGAGGTGAAAAGGGCCTCAAAGTAGCCAGCAGCTTCCTTACATATGTCATCTATACTATTAAGGAGAGCCCCAGAGGAGGATTTAAGCTTTAAAATGGAGAGTCTTCTCCCCTTCTCCAACACCGAATGGTGGAAGAAGTTAGTGTTTCTGTCTCCTTCTGATAGTCATTTATTTCTGGATTTTTGTTTCCAGAAAATTTCTTCTTGAAGCTGAACTTTCTTCAAATTTGAGTGCGCTCGATTAAGCCTTTTTAAGTCTACATCTGATCTTGAGTTTTGGAGGATGAAGTCAGCTATGTTGACCTCGTCCTCAACCTGCTGCATCTTGCTGACCACATTTACAAAGATGTTGATGTTCCAGTCTTTCAGAGCTTTCTTGAGAATCTGCATTTTGATCAGAACCTTGTACATCGAGGCTGCTCCGACGTCCGTCTCCCAGCTGTGTTTAACAATTCTTTTAAAATCTTCATGGGCTGTCCGCATTCTTTAAAACTTGAATGGGCGGGGGAAGTTAACTGAAGCTTCTTTGAAAGTTAGGAGAATAGGCAAGTGGTCGGAGTGGGACCTTGTCAAATGATTGACCTGGAAAGGCTGGAGAGATTGCATCCATGGCGCATTGATGAGCATTCTGTCTAATCACGCCCATCTGCAGCTCCGCCCTGATCTATTATTACACCAGGTGAAGACCGATCCTTGGAAACCAGCATCAATGAGTGCAGTGTCATTAATGGTATCTTGGAAATCCTTCATTGCACTTGAGACCAAGGGCTCTCCCCCCAGCCTTTCGTCAAGGCTGACTATGGTATTGAAGTCCCCACAGACCAACACGGCCCATTGACAGCGGAGGAAACGCTTCTTAAATCATCCCATAGCCCTTTCCTTTGATTCCTGTCACAACTAGTATAAACAACTGATATGGAAATAGGGACATCCATTCCAACAATAGTAATGGTTAGAGTGATACACTGTCTTGACGCCTGGGAGGTTTGAAGCTGAAAGGAGTTTTTGGCAATCACTCAGATTTTGTTGTCAGTGatgtccttcatgcattcagtgtGAAAACCTAATTTAGCAGCAAGCTGGGCTCTTTTGGACTGTCTGATCATTGGCTCTTGAAGGAGAAGGAAAACAACTTTGTGTTTTCTAACCAGACGCTTCAAGTGGCGAGAGGTGGGAGAATTACCGACTCCCTGCACATTCCAAGAGAGGATGTTATACATCGGATAAACATTCTG containing:
- the LOC131239131 gene encoding uncharacterized protein LOC131239131; translated protein: MRTAHEDFKRIVKHSWETDVGAASMYKVLIKMQILKKALKDWNINIFVNVVSKMQQVEDEGRRLSILKLKSSSGALLNSIDDICKEAAGYFEALFTSSGNVIHNDILACIPTIVTSQMNEDLLCPLTIEEVKAAADSIPQDSAPGPDGFSGSFFSSCRDVIGNDIFAAANDFLAGGPLPRAFQCTLICLIPKKSNPEHIGDFRPISLCNIIVKIFSKVIASRLAVHLPTIISDEQGTFVRGRSIAENISTVREMVHDLDRRVFRGNLIIKLDMEKAYDRVEWDFLDIMLKKFGFDQHWINQVQRCWYGSWFFVLINGKAFGSFQSSRGLRQGDPFSPSMFIIAVEFLSRGLTNLFTSGTCQPFKFSRNSPLVSHLLTPKNPPSLFQRQPQELNPSLIQKILRRIEGWKSKLLNPAVKAILIKNVLSSIPIHILSALNIPAAVSNSLEADFADFFWGTAEGRQKKHWTKWARICRPLFEGGLGIRRLGDVMRAFSIKMGWSLLKGKSLWARLISAKYLPFLLQSKGRSSQAASQVWKEMLNMLSFAIQHSKWLIGEGKVNFWNQNWTGRGLLAAATLSPIPPQLRDALVRDFHPSSGSWNLSHVRPLLPPPIFQMLKSNPAELSDREDVLAWDLSTSSAFTLKSAWNGLRIHYPRLAWTKWAWNKALPPKIGALLWKIIHNAIPVDSAIQKSGISLASSCECCRAPHVSAAPTPTLSGFAPLSIQLLLASPASSNHFVKDLDPLFCHGKSAMKV